Below is a window of Leptospira perdikensis DNA.
CCATACATTTCAATTTGGTTTTTATGTATAAGTATTACGTCCTCAATAGAGAGAAAAATTGTATCATCCAGCATTTATTGCGCTAGTTTTTTGAGAGTTTTTCCGTGTGCTTTATTAATCTTATCTAAAGATTTAGCTAAATTCTTCTCAATTGGTTTGATAATTAAAGATTTACCATCAGTAGTAACTTCGAGCGTAGAATTTTGATCAATTTTTAGTAGTTCAAGAATAGGTTTCTCAATAACTAAAGCGGAGCTGTTTCCGTGTTGTACGAGTTTTTTTAACATATACAAGCCTGTATTAACAATGTAATAACATTGTATAAACAATTTCAATCAAAAAATGAAATTGTTTGAATTTAGTAAATCAGTAAAATTCTACAGAAATTAGATTTTTGGAGTAATTTGAAATGATTGTCTTTCATCTCTTAACTGCATTTTTATATTCAAAATCGTTTTTTAGGCTATGTCGTATAACGAACTAGGGGAGACGACGTTCCTCGAAGCTGAGCCTCCGTAGGAGGCGTTAGCGTCGGCGCGAATCTTGCGGATGCAGGAGACGTGACGGAGAGGAATGTGGCGCAGCCCGAACGAGGCCGTAAGTGCCGAAGTGAAGCGTTTCCCCGTTGTTATACGCCGTTTTTAAGTTCTAAAATTAGAAACATAAAATTGGTCATTGTAAGTTTCTATAATATTTTGTTTTCTAGGAATTGAAAAGACTAGTAAGCTCTTTCGGATTCGTCAAATCTATAATCTTTGTTTATATCTTTGTATTTTTTTAGTAAAATCCCGTTTTTATCGTATAATATCCATTCATCGTAATTTCCATCTTGGTCAAAGTCTATAAACTCGCTTATTTTTGTTCCAAATTTATCGTATAAGATTTCGATGGTATCGAATTCAAGATTATATGGATTTAGATACTCTGACTTTAAAATTCCTTCGAAATTAAAATACTTAGCATATTTTCGTATATCTGAGTTGTTTTCGAAACATTCTTCTGACAATAGTATAAGATTACTTTTACTATACCCTCGAAGACAATTATCATCATTATCAAAGTCGTACTCAATAGAAGAATTAGTAATTGAATTTTTTAATTTT
It encodes the following:
- a CDS encoding AbrB/MazE/SpoVT family DNA-binding domain-containing protein; translation: MLKKLVQHGNSSALVIEKPILELLKIDQNSTLEVTTDGKSLIIKPIEKNLAKSLDKINKAHGKTLKKLAQ
- a CDS encoding putative signal transducing protein, which translates into the protein MKLVFTSIDYTKIKIIESALKSQNLRVTTKGEDLDVLNGVIPRHSNLIEVYVADDDFENAINIIETGIEIEDSIEENTFDNKKLNRYESIKKISLKKDKIALLNLLCGILLISNIFFFILFLTQIDKNIKLKNSITNSSIEYDFDNDDNCLRGYSKSNLILLSEECFENNSDIRKYAKYFNFEGILKSEYLNPYNLEFDTIEILYDKFGTKISEFIDFDQDGNYDEWILYDKNGILLKKYKDINKDYRFDESERAY